The following are encoded together in the Wolbachia endosymbiont (group E) of Neria commutata genome:
- a CDS encoding COX15/CtaA family protein, translating into MEEKRSKAVTIWLFVCCIMVILMVGIGGFTRLTRAGLSITEWRPITGTLPPLSVEDWLKEKSKYEATPEYKAFNYGISMEKFQAIYLIEYMHRLIARLTGLIFILPFLYFTLRRKISKKVVIRLLVVLLFGTLQAFAGWYMVKSGLVAEPHVSHYRLALHLLLALVIFALLSYQFFDYQIKPQQTKLKISSDATYYVGIILTLVMIQIIFGAFVAGLNAGLIYNTFPLMDGHIIPNDLFFLQPAWLNIFENRVTVQFIHRALAFLILVLTVILTIENISVKSLRVMLLSVIIQIILGVVTLLLHVPTVIAIFHQVFSFILFASSLYSLCYLRKNSL; encoded by the coding sequence ATGGAAGAAAAGCGATCAAAAGCTGTAACTATTTGGCTTTTTGTATGTTGCATCATGGTAATCCTCATGGTGGGGATTGGTGGGTTTACCAGACTTACAAGAGCGGGGTTATCAATCACGGAGTGGAGACCTATCACCGGAACATTACCACCGCTAAGCGTGGAAGATTGGCTAAAAGAAAAATCAAAATACGAAGCTACGCCTGAATATAAAGCATTCAACTATGGCATAAGTATGGAGAAATTTCAGGCTATATACTTAATAGAATATATGCATAGATTAATTGCAAGACTAACAGGATTAATTTTTATCTTACCATTCTTATATTTTACATTAAGAAGGAAAATATCTAAAAAAGTAGTAATAAGGCTACTTGTGGTATTGTTATTTGGCACGCTACAAGCTTTTGCTGGTTGGTATATGGTTAAAAGCGGCTTAGTAGCTGAGCCTCACGTGAGCCACTATAGGCTTGCACTTCATTTATTATTAGCATTAGTTATTTTTGCACTATTATCTTATCAATTTTTTGATTATCAGATAAAGCCACAGCAAACAAAACTTAAAATTAGTAGTGATGCTACATATTATGTAGGAATTATTTTGACCCTTGTCATGATACAAATAATTTTCGGTGCATTTGTTGCGGGGTTAAATGCTGGTTTAATTTATAATACTTTTCCACTAATGGATGGACACATTATCCCCAACGATTTATTTTTTTTACAACCTGCATGGTTAAATATTTTTGAAAACAGAGTAACAGTGCAGTTTATACATAGGGCATTGGCATTCTTAATACTAGTGCTAACAGTAATACTCACAATAGAAAACATTAGTGTAAAATCGTTACGCGTTATGTTGCTTTCTGTTATCATTCAGATAATTTTAGGTGTAGTTACTCTATTACTCCACGTGCCAACAGTCATCGCTATATTTCATCAGGTGTTTTCATTTATTCTATTTGCATCAAGTTTATATTCCTTATGTTACTTGAGAAAGAATAGTTTATAG
- the dnaQ gene encoding DNA polymerase III subunit epsilon, with product MGSKLREIVLDTETTGLDTASGHRIIEIGCVELINRIPTGNVFHRYINPERDIPYHSFRIHGISENFVKDKPVFSDIALEFLEFISDDILVIHNAAFDVKFLNMELSTLSAGFISSDRVIDTLPLARKKFAGSPASLNALCKRFDISLDDRELHGALIDAQLLAKVYVELTGGLQTFLFDSEEDQDGGGTFIQHETHNLACRKYSPNNEEINAHKKLLNKINNPLWKEYIE from the coding sequence ATGGGAAGCAAGCTGCGCGAAATAGTACTTGATACTGAAACAACTGGTCTTGACACTGCATCCGGTCATCGCATTATTGAAATAGGTTGTGTGGAATTAATTAACCGTATTCCAACGGGTAATGTATTTCATCGATATATTAACCCAGAAAGAGATATACCTTATCACTCATTTAGGATTCATGGTATTAGTGAAAATTTTGTAAAAGATAAACCTGTATTTTCAGATATAGCGCTTGAATTTCTTGAGTTTATATCTGACGATATTCTAGTCATTCATAATGCTGCATTTGACGTTAAGTTCCTTAATATGGAATTAAGCACGCTGAGCGCTGGATTCATTTCTTCAGATAGAGTGATAGATACATTACCTCTTGCACGAAAGAAATTTGCAGGCTCTCCCGCTTCTTTAAATGCATTATGTAAACGTTTTGATATATCACTGGATGATAGAGAATTACACGGAGCACTAATTGATGCTCAATTACTTGCAAAAGTTTACGTTGAGCTTACAGGAGGGTTACAAACCTTTTTGTTTGATAGTGAAGAAGATCAAGATGGTGGTGGCACATTTATTCAACATGAAACGCATAATTTGGCTTGTAGGAAATATTCACCAAATAATGAAGAAATCAATGCACATAAGAAGTTGCTTAATAAAATTAACAATCCACTTTGGAAGGAATATATTGAATAA
- a CDS encoding Tim44/TimA family putative adaptor protein: MVELIIYALLAAFIFSRLYNSLGKSTNLSLKKLTSVLDVSRNREDDNVLENIQDYIESPDENSIKATYEQILKKNKDFSISHFIKGSSIAFELIIKYFNEGNLTQLKSLLDKDLYSNFAEKIKNRKELYESVIVSILTQKITEIKLIKNVVFISVYFLSEQINFVKDSSGNIISGSSSTINKVEDIWQFKKNINSSDLSWLLVSINYKKTNKHKDLVTNGK, translated from the coding sequence ATGGTAGAGCTCATAATATATGCTTTATTAGCTGCATTCATTTTTTCACGTTTGTATAATTCTTTAGGCAAATCAACGAATCTCAGCCTAAAAAAGCTAACTAGCGTATTGGATGTAAGCCGAAATAGAGAAGATGATAATGTACTAGAAAATATTCAAGATTACATTGAAAGCCCTGATGAAAATTCAATAAAAGCAACTTATGAACAAATATTAAAAAAAAACAAGGATTTCTCTATTTCCCACTTTATAAAAGGTTCAAGCATAGCTTTTGAATTAATAATAAAGTATTTCAATGAAGGAAATTTGACTCAGTTAAAATCACTTCTGGATAAAGATTTATATAGTAATTTTGCAGAGAAAATTAAGAATCGTAAAGAGTTATATGAATCTGTAATTGTGTCTATCCTTACGCAAAAAATTACAGAAATTAAGCTGATAAAAAATGTAGTATTTATTTCTGTATATTTTCTTTCAGAACAAATTAACTTTGTTAAAGATAGTTCAGGAAATATCATTTCAGGTAGTTCATCCACTATTAATAAAGTTGAGGATATATGGCAATTCAAAAAAAATATTAATTCATCAGACCTAAGCTGGTTGCTTGTTTCCATTAACTATAAAAAGACAAACAAACATAAGGATTTAGTAACAAATGGCAAGTAA
- the secB gene encoding protein-export chaperone SecB codes for MSRQKMRIHGQYIKDLSFENPKSSFLSSNKAPDINVMVNINSAKLEGTENKEGMDEEKSFHEITLHIEVKATVKDDGVNDTVAFICDTKYCGIFSIENLKELSEEEIRQALFIGGPVFLFPFAREIIARITSSGGFPPLMLDPIDFETMYQQQSQQHKSNGSNSNFN; via the coding sequence ATGTCACGGCAAAAAATGAGAATCCATGGTCAGTATATTAAAGATCTATCATTTGAAAATCCAAAATCATCATTCCTTTCTTCAAACAAAGCCCCTGATATTAACGTAATGGTTAATATAAATTCAGCAAAATTGGAAGGCACGGAAAACAAAGAAGGAATGGATGAAGAAAAATCTTTTCATGAAATTACTTTACATATAGAAGTTAAAGCAACAGTGAAAGATGATGGAGTAAACGATACTGTAGCTTTCATTTGTGATACAAAATATTGTGGTATTTTTTCAATAGAAAATCTTAAAGAATTGAGTGAAGAAGAGATTAGACAAGCTTTATTTATTGGTGGCCCTGTTTTTCTTTTTCCCTTTGCAAGAGAAATAATTGCAAGAATTACGAGCAGTGGTGGATTCCCTCCGCTTATGCTGGATCCTATAGATTTTGAAACTATGTATCAGCAACAGAGTCAGCAGCACAAAAGTAACGGTAGTAATTCCAATTTTAACTAA
- the acnA gene encoding aconitate hydratase AcnA: MNNSLNSKTTLNIGGKSYNYFSIITAGKFLGIDVTKLPCSLKVLLENLLRNEDGVNVKLDDIKTLASCVNNHANHEISYKPARVLMQDFTGVPAVVDLASMRSYVKKNGGNPSNINPSVPVDLVIDHSVQVDSYGSTFAFNKNVELEIKRNLERYKFLKWGESSLTNFRVVPPGTGICHQVNLEYLAQVVCNNDGTLYPDTVVGTDSHTTMINGLSVLGWGVGGIEAESVMLGQPISMVIPEVVGFKLTGKLQEGITATDLVLTITNILRTKGVVGKFVEFYGNGLGYLSLADRATIANMAPEYGATCGFFPIDQKTLDYLHLTGRPEELIKLVEVYSKEQGLWRSNDELAFFDALELDLSSVEPVMAGPKRPQDKIFLSQVAESFSTAFPLEKCKQTSTTKLPPEIEFRDGSVVIAAITSCTNTSNPSVMIAAGLVARNAIKLGLKSKPWVKTSLAPGSQVVTEYLVKSGLEQDLNALGFNLVGYGCTTCIGNSGPLNSDIEDDIKNKNLTVAAVLSGNRNFEGRIHPLVKANYLASPPLVVAYALAGTVQIDLTKDPICKDKNGNDVYLKDIWPTNHEIEDCVNKVVTREMFMEKYKDVFSGDEHWQEIKCERSEIYNWDTNSTYIQNPPYFDNLSPENNKDNSININGAQILAIFCDSVTTDHISPAGNIASNSPAGLYLKELGVEPQDFNSYGSCRGNHNVMMRGTFANIRIKNEMVSTEGGHTKYIPSQETMPIFDAAMRYKENNVPLIILAGKEYGTGSSRDWAAKGTLLLGIKAVIAESFERIHRSNLIGMGVLPLAFQDGMTRKIFDGSEVVSIKGKMIPDGNLECLIKRNDGSEQLTQLKCCIQTLTEVKYLKNGGVLSYILSLN; the protein is encoded by the coding sequence ATGAATAACTCTTTAAATTCAAAAACGACTTTAAACATTGGTGGAAAGTCGTACAACTACTTTAGCATTATTACTGCTGGTAAGTTTTTAGGAATAGATGTAACTAAATTGCCATGTTCGCTGAAGGTTTTACTTGAAAATTTATTGCGTAATGAAGACGGAGTGAACGTAAAGCTGGATGATATAAAAACACTAGCAAGTTGCGTGAATAATCATGCTAATCACGAAATCAGTTACAAGCCAGCACGAGTGTTGATGCAAGATTTTACAGGAGTTCCTGCTGTTGTGGACCTTGCCTCTATGCGAAGCTATGTGAAGAAAAATGGAGGGAACCCAAGCAACATAAATCCATCTGTGCCTGTTGATCTTGTGATTGACCATTCTGTTCAAGTAGACAGTTATGGAAGCACTTTCGCATTCAATAAAAATGTTGAACTCGAAATAAAAAGAAATTTGGAGAGATATAAATTCTTAAAGTGGGGAGAGTCGTCACTCACGAATTTTAGAGTAGTTCCACCAGGTACAGGAATATGCCACCAGGTAAATCTTGAATATTTAGCACAAGTTGTGTGTAATAATGACGGAACTCTGTACCCTGACACTGTAGTTGGTACTGACAGCCACACCACAATGATTAACGGCTTATCAGTTCTTGGTTGGGGCGTGGGCGGCATAGAAGCTGAGTCCGTGATGCTTGGTCAACCAATTAGTATGGTGATTCCAGAGGTAGTAGGGTTTAAGTTAACAGGTAAGCTGCAGGAAGGGATAACTGCAACTGACTTAGTGCTAACAATTACAAATATTTTAAGAACAAAAGGTGTTGTTGGAAAATTTGTAGAATTTTATGGCAACGGACTGGGTTATTTATCTCTAGCAGACAGGGCCACTATAGCAAACATGGCTCCGGAGTATGGTGCAACCTGTGGATTTTTTCCGATTGATCAGAAAACACTCGATTATTTACATTTAACAGGGCGACCAGAAGAGTTAATCAAACTAGTTGAAGTTTACTCAAAAGAGCAGGGACTGTGGCGCAGCAATGATGAATTAGCATTTTTTGACGCACTAGAGCTTGATTTATCAAGCGTGGAACCGGTAATGGCTGGTCCGAAAAGACCGCAAGATAAGATCTTTTTATCGCAAGTGGCAGAATCTTTTTCTACAGCCTTCCCACTTGAGAAGTGCAAACAAACTTCAACAACAAAATTGCCACCAGAAATTGAGTTTCGAGATGGCAGCGTAGTGATTGCAGCTATAACAAGCTGCACCAATACTTCCAATCCGAGTGTAATGATTGCAGCAGGGCTTGTAGCGCGTAATGCAATTAAGCTTGGGCTCAAATCAAAGCCTTGGGTTAAAACTTCTCTTGCTCCCGGTTCACAAGTTGTGACAGAATATTTAGTAAAGTCAGGGCTAGAACAAGATCTAAATGCTTTGGGCTTTAATTTAGTTGGATATGGTTGCACAACTTGCATTGGAAATTCTGGTCCACTGAATAGTGATATAGAAGATGATATTAAAAATAAAAACCTAACTGTTGCTGCAGTTTTGTCTGGTAATCGTAATTTTGAAGGAAGAATTCATCCTTTAGTCAAAGCTAATTACCTGGCATCTCCACCACTTGTTGTTGCATATGCACTTGCTGGAACTGTGCAAATTGACTTAACTAAAGATCCAATATGCAAAGATAAAAATGGAAATGATGTATACCTCAAAGATATATGGCCGACAAACCATGAGATTGAGGATTGTGTTAATAAAGTTGTAACGCGCGAGATGTTCATGGAGAAATATAAGGATGTTTTTTCTGGTGATGAGCACTGGCAAGAGATAAAATGTGAAAGAAGTGAAATCTACAATTGGGATACAAACAGCACCTACATACAAAATCCGCCTTATTTTGATAATTTATCGCCTGAAAATAATAAAGATAATTCGATCAACATAAACGGTGCACAAATACTGGCAATATTTTGCGATAGTGTTACTACCGATCACATTTCTCCTGCCGGAAATATCGCCTCAAATAGCCCTGCAGGTTTATATTTAAAGGAACTTGGAGTTGAGCCTCAGGATTTTAATTCCTATGGATCTTGCCGTGGTAATCACAATGTGATGATGCGAGGAACTTTTGCTAATATCAGAATAAAAAATGAAATGGTTAGTACTGAGGGTGGTCATACAAAATATATTCCATCTCAAGAAACTATGCCGATCTTTGATGCAGCAATGCGTTATAAGGAAAATAATGTACCTCTAATCATTCTTGCAGGAAAAGAATATGGCACAGGTTCAAGTAGAGATTGGGCTGCAAAAGGTACATTATTACTTGGAATCAAGGCTGTCATTGCAGAAAGTTTTGAGCGTATACATAGGTCTAATCTGATCGGTATGGGAGTTCTTCCACTTGCATTTCAAGATGGAATGACTAGAAAGATATTTGATGGTAGCGAAGTAGTTAGTATCAAAGGTAAAATGATTCCAGATGGAAATTTGGAATGCCTGATAAAAAGAAACGACGGTTCTGAGCAATTAACTCAGCTAAAGTGCTGCATTCAAACACTGACTGAAGTAAAGTACCTAAAAAATGGTGGAGTGCTGAGTTACATACTCTCGTTAAATTAA